A part of Aspergillus oryzae RIB40 DNA, chromosome 7 genomic DNA contains:
- a CDS encoding uncharacterized protein (predicted protein), with amino-acid sequence MISSVMSAKSCGLFFLKSMSVIGTASLKLFGTRDWFPSPEFACDASQSQMRSISRRKHPSAGRGCCISISLSGQVSREWIPGRIDSGFDRVIKAHPDETDSIKRSIAVICSLSKPNYYMAGFTM; translated from the exons ATGATATCCTCAGTGATGAGTGCTAAGTCATgtggccttttcttcttgaaatCCATGTCTGTTATCGGCACTGCGTCCCTGAAATTATTCGGCACCCGTGACTGGTTCCCTTCCCCTGAATTCGCCTGCGACGCTTCCCAGTCCCAAATGAGGAGTATATCTCGGAGGAAACATCCTTCTGCAGGCAGAGGCTGTTGTATCT CTATTTCCCTATCGGGCCAGGTCTCCAGAGAATGGATTCCTGGGAGGATTGAT AGCGGCTTTGATCGAGTCATCAAAGCTCATCCCGA CGAGACGGATAGTATCAAGCGCTCGATCGCTGTGATCTGCAGCCTTTCCAAGCCAAACTATTACATGGCTGGCTTTACT atGTAA